Proteins from a single region of Nomia melanderi isolate GNS246 chromosome 9, iyNomMela1, whole genome shotgun sequence:
- the LOC116425559 gene encoding apoptosis-resistant E3 ubiquitin protein ligase 1 isoform X4 codes for MPDKNRACRHGQRDNYFFADEISSIGMSLRPSGSAPSGISSLASCGDVDALPQLPAQDEERLQRAARQLLQRLVLLEWLQDHGLHSYYQKLMQMEVMSLEDVYWVEDNAARAALGKDLPRWIEARQTLPTSKEDLETLKADLWSAVVKNSQHQHAWTWGGMLVVSVSMAGLVILAAMTQPALAPEAKRTLLQYVTGKYLLPSNCRVHFEWEEPQLVGETMTFTVKFYQRNGQPYPICDKDNLIVEVTESSRRVATLIELGGTDPLAANTAVVKFTVRHAGQYRIAVLIGSCHVHGSPFLKNFLPGPPDPNKTIFVRQSSTVVCTAGIAHSMMIEPRDEYDNLCIFGPGDKPTEGYEINITQIGSAIDKSSGPNCDIQLDYDSPNQRIRVKVSFPKGGCYHATVSLSGLQLHNGDFDIIVLESDVARMVHSNVASKDPDICYAAKLLGMQGERFAKPKKVFCFISPKQLTIKEYLLRIIPKRLVTFRLCPSTKFHFNCSSNQYDGYDSFSIDDGCQPPVELISLYRDIIAATFTLFLLKNIGGSETFADKQLFFCHEVRKYHLKHYHEKLSMKVQRDKLLESSMKVTKGFSVTDWCRNFEITFQGEQGVDLGGVRREWFELICAALFDSGNGLFACFGESPQGLVHPNNKRAPHLKLKHYEFAGRIVGKCLFESALGGSYRQLVRARFTRSFLAQIIGLRVHYKYFEQDDPDLYLSKIKYILENDVEEMELYFVEEEYDKDGQLLKVAELIPGGTKIRVTNDTKLRYLDALAQHRLATSVRNEVEHFLRGLNELIPDNLLGIFDENELELLLCGTGEYSVADLRAHHIANGNSREFLRVLDWFWTAVSNFTQEEMARLLQFTTGCSQLPPGGFQKLSPRFQITAAPTFANLPTAHTCFNQLCLPDYECYDHFEKALLLAISEGTEGFGMI; via the exons ATGCCGGACAAAAACCGAGCTTGCCGGCATGGACAACGCGACAATTATTTCTTTGCCGACGAGATATCGTCCATTGGCATGTCGCTGCGACCCAGCGGCAGCGCTCCTTCCG GCATCTCATCTCTCGCGAGCTGCGGCGACGTCGACGCGCTACCGCAACTTCCGGCGCAGGATGAAGAACGCTTGCAACGCGCCGCACGCCAGCTGCTGCAGAGGCTGGTCTTGCTGGAGTGGTTGCAGGATCACGGCCTACACAGCTACTACCAAAA GCTGATGCAAATGGAAGTGATGTCTCTGGAGGACGTGTACTGGGTGGAGGACAACGCTGCGAGGGCAGCACTTGGTAAGGATCTGCCGCGATGGATAGAGGCTAGACAGACGCTGCCCACGTCCAAGGAAGACTTAGAGACACTGAAGGCTGATCTGTGGAGCGCAGTAGTTAAGAACAGTCAGCACCAGCACGCGTGGACATGGG GTGGGATGTTGGTGGTGTCCGTGTCTATGGCGGGCTTGGTGATCCTGGCGGCCATGACGCAGCCAGCCCTGGCGCCGGAAGCGAAGCGCACCCTGTTGCAGTACGTGACAGGGAAGTATCTTCTGCCGAGCAACTGCCGAGTCCATTTCGAATGGGAAGAGCCGCAGCTGGTGGGCGAGACGATGACGTTCACCGTCAAG TTTTACCAACGCAACGGCCAGCCTTACCCTATCTGCGACAAGGACAACCTGATAGTGGAGGTCACCGAGAGTTCCCGGCGCGTAGCCACTCTGATAGAACTGGGAGGCACCGACCCGCTGGCCGCGAACACCGCAGTCGTCAAGTTCACCGTCCGCCATGCTGGACAATACCGGATAGCCGTGCTGATTGGATCGTGCCATGTGCACGGCAGCCCGTTTCTTAAGAATTTCCTACCCG GTCCTCCGGATCCAAACAAGACCATCTTCGTTCGACAGAGTTCCACGGTGGTTTGTACTGCTGGCATTGCGCATAGCATGATGATAGAGCCCAGGGACGAGTACGACAATTTATGTATATTCGGGCCTGGTGATAAACCTACCGAAGGCTATGAGATCAACATTACTCAG ATTGGCAGCGCGATAGACAAATCATCTGGACCGAATTGCGACATACAGCTGGACTACGACTCTCCGAACCAGAGAATCCGCGTGAAAGTCAGCTTCCCGAAAGGCGGCTGCTATCACGCGACTGTCAGCTTGTCCGGCCTGCAACTGCACAACGGAGACTTCGACATCATTGTGCTAGAGA GTGATGTCGCGAGAATGGTGCACAGTAACGTGGCCTCGAAGGACCCCGACATTTGTTACGCGGCGAAGCTGTTGGGCATGCAGGGCGAGCGATTCGCGAAACCGAAGAAAGTATTTTGTTTCATCTCGCCTAAACAACTCACGATCAAAGAGTATCTGCTGCGAATAATACCGAAGAGGCTAGTCACGTTCCGGCTCTGCCCGTCGACCAAG TTCCACTTTAATTGTTCGAGCAATCAGTACGACGGCTACGACTCGTTCTCAATCGACGACGGATGCCAGCCGCCGGTCGAATTAATTTCCCTCTACAGAGACATAATTGCTGCTACGTTTACGTTGTTCCTCTTGAAGAACATCGGCGGAAGCGAGACGTTCGCCGACAAGCAACTTTTCTTTTGCCACGAGGTTCGGAAGTATCACCTGAAGCACTACCACGAGAAGCTTTCCATGAAAGTCCAGCGGGACAAGCTATTGGAATCG TCGATGAAAGTCACCAAGGGATTCTCCGTGACCGATTGGTGTAGGAACTTCGAGATCACGTTTCAAGGAGAACAAG GCGTGGACTTGGGCGGAGTCAGACGGGAATGGTTCGAATTGATATGCGCCGCGCTGTTCGATTCCGGAAACGGGCTGTTCGCGTGCTTCGGGGAGTCACCGCAAGGCTTGGTCCATCCCAATAACAAACGGGCCCCGCACCTAAAGTTGAAGCACTACGAGTTCGCCGGTCGTATAGTGGGCAAATGCCTCTTCGAATCCGCCTTAGGGGGCTCCTATCGTCAACTGGTGCGCGCAAGATTCACCAGGTCCTTCCTCGCGCAGATCATTGGCCTCAGAGTGCATTACAAG TATTTCGAGCAAGACGACCCGGATTTGTACCTAAGCAAGATCAAATACATCCTGGAGAACGACGTGGAGGAAATGGAGTTGTACTTCGTCGAAGAGGAATATGACAAAGACGGGCAGTTGCTGAAG GTAGCCGAGTTGATCCCAGGAGGCACCAAGATCCGCGTGACCAACGACACGAAACTGCGTTATTTAGACGCGTTGGCACAGCACAGGCTAGCGACGTCGGTCAGAAACGAAGTCGAGCATTTCCTGCGCGGCCTCAACGAGCTGATCCCCGACAATCTGTTGGGCATCTTCGACGAGAACGAACTCGAA CTGCTGCTGTGCGGAACAGGCGAGTACAGCGTGGCAGATTTACGAGCTCACCACATCGCGAACGGAAATTCCCGGGAGTTCCTTCGCGTTCTGGATTGGTTCTGGACCGCGGTCAGTAACTTCACGCAGGAGGAGATGGCTCGGCTGCTGCAGTTCACCACGGGCTGCTCGCAATTACCACCAGGCGGATTCCAGAAGCTGAGCCCGCGGTTTCAGATCACAGCTGCGCCGACTTTCGCCAACTTGCCCACAGCGCACACATG CTTCAATCAACTCTGCTTGCCGGACTACGAATGTTACGATCACTTCGAGAAAGCGCTGCTGT